The Streptomyces seoulensis genome contains a region encoding:
- a CDS encoding SUMF1/EgtB/PvdO family nonheme iron enzyme: MSTVVDKRLRRLRRELDDHSRIADRLGLDLERPLRSLNDGYPENAVALVGKLTEKLLKELWRHHDVEGDPSTKALNDLVKRCRPYIRSSAVLDALDDIRRLRNRSTHDGYDISDEDGLLAVRRLVDVLVWFTNTGSTALLGGEPDVAPEVARRCEFLAGLHVTLGYRQAKRFVLSPDTVYLLFCREAGMRLEYVELMLSRDADDLDTVLASHGGELLRTRLPKLTRFVVVDDDGGARPGALHQLLGIDFRIVRYDGFVDTIVNLETHLAGLADSTAPEIADRTTPEPRVAVAATALSTDARTGEANVTESGDAAELLTRLARGSANVLVTGRPGSGKSTLLRALAGNPEVRRFRFYFDLGLKPKDEPFSEYAARLLAPAMASDRSRAYDLFLYLIRSGTALCVLDAVDEGVEEPSPAGFLRLFTDLAAVLSAESAVVMSSRVSFLADSPQVRQLLDSGAGRSEQLVEQMYANGVDPSRVPHFHVVRLTEPAATPLVRRLTAQLSLPTGQPLADILGAHLTRTLVEHERPELEQRLPAAFGQAFLTDRTVFSVLDLHGALGADAFTNRRLNPAACVLAPLLRPAGTDRVAFVHTAYQELLAARYLTDPANLGAAADLPGGAFLTEQVRAFLASLSGGRKVRDDCVLPAGAYLVGPAERLLIRRVERPVRFDRHAVTVARYRRFLNALAPDGTSRWDHPEQPAHVTHRPWRDRLRHHDYYENPRYDHHPAICVNWWSAYAFAAFDGKRLPTSLEWEAAARGADGRLFPWGDTPDNSRVNCADTWVGHPVVTYQAWYRDFADDAVRHAGATPSGERPGNRSPFGVLDMVGNCWEWTATSLDDPAEAVICGGSYDNPLRAVQTSTKGVYRKRGGSNAVGFRCVQDVDPTDTPAMARAADPTGTEETTA; the protein is encoded by the coding sequence ATGAGCACCGTCGTCGACAAACGGCTGCGGCGTCTTCGGAGAGAACTCGACGACCATTCGCGGATCGCTGACCGGCTCGGGCTCGATCTGGAACGCCCGTTACGGTCTCTCAACGACGGCTATCCCGAGAACGCGGTCGCGCTGGTCGGAAAGCTGACCGAGAAGCTCCTCAAGGAACTGTGGCGTCACCACGACGTCGAGGGTGATCCCTCTACCAAGGCGCTCAACGACCTTGTGAAGCGTTGCCGTCCGTACATCCGCAGCAGCGCGGTTCTCGATGCACTCGATGACATTCGGCGTTTGCGCAATCGCTCCACACACGACGGGTACGACATCAGCGATGAGGACGGGCTGCTCGCGGTCCGCCGGCTCGTGGACGTCCTGGTCTGGTTCACCAATACCGGCAGTACCGCCCTGCTCGGCGGCGAACCCGATGTAGCCCCGGAAGTAGCACGCCGTTGCGAGTTCCTGGCCGGGCTTCATGTCACTCTCGGCTACAGGCAGGCCAAGCGGTTCGTTCTCAGCCCGGACACCGTGTACCTGCTGTTCTGCCGTGAGGCGGGGATGCGGCTCGAGTACGTGGAGCTGATGCTCTCCCGGGATGCCGACGACCTGGACACCGTCCTTGCCTCTCACGGCGGCGAGCTGCTCCGCACCCGGTTACCCAAACTCACCCGGTTCGTCGTCGTGGACGACGACGGCGGCGCGCGCCCCGGAGCCCTGCATCAACTGCTGGGCATCGACTTTCGGATCGTGCGGTACGACGGATTCGTCGACACCATCGTCAACCTCGAGACCCATCTCGCCGGGCTCGCCGACAGCACCGCTCCCGAAATCGCAGACAGGACCACGCCCGAGCCCCGGGTCGCCGTCGCCGCTACGGCCCTCAGCACCGACGCACGCACCGGCGAAGCAAACGTGACGGAGTCCGGTGACGCAGCCGAACTACTCACCCGGCTCGCACGCGGAAGCGCCAACGTCCTCGTCACCGGCCGACCGGGCAGTGGGAAGAGCACCCTTCTACGCGCCCTGGCCGGAAATCCGGAGGTCCGCCGCTTCCGCTTCTACTTCGACCTCGGCCTCAAGCCGAAGGACGAGCCCTTCTCTGAGTACGCAGCCCGCCTCCTGGCTCCGGCCATGGCGTCCGACCGCTCCCGTGCATACGACCTCTTCCTGTACCTAATCCGGTCAGGGACTGCGCTGTGCGTGCTCGACGCCGTCGACGAAGGTGTGGAGGAACCGAGCCCCGCCGGGTTCCTGCGCCTGTTCACTGACCTCGCCGCCGTACTGTCTGCGGAGTCGGCGGTCGTCATGAGCTCCCGGGTCTCCTTCCTCGCGGACTCGCCCCAGGTGCGCCAACTGCTTGACAGCGGAGCCGGACGCTCCGAGCAGCTGGTCGAGCAGATGTACGCGAACGGCGTCGACCCTTCCCGGGTCCCGCACTTTCACGTCGTACGCCTGACCGAGCCTGCGGCGACGCCGCTGGTACGGCGCCTCACCGCGCAGCTCAGTCTTCCCACGGGACAGCCGCTCGCGGACATCCTTGGCGCCCATCTCACGCGGACTCTGGTCGAGCACGAGCGACCCGAACTTGAGCAGCGCCTGCCCGCCGCATTCGGGCAGGCATTCCTCACCGACCGGACCGTCTTCTCCGTGCTCGACCTCCATGGCGCTCTGGGTGCCGACGCCTTCACGAACAGACGCCTCAACCCGGCAGCCTGCGTCCTTGCTCCGCTGCTTCGCCCCGCGGGAACCGACCGGGTCGCCTTCGTGCACACGGCATATCAGGAACTGCTGGCTGCCCGGTATCTCACCGACCCGGCGAACCTGGGCGCGGCGGCGGATTTGCCCGGCGGTGCCTTCCTGACGGAGCAGGTGCGCGCCTTCCTCGCCAGCCTGTCCGGCGGAAGAAAAGTGCGCGACGACTGTGTGTTGCCTGCCGGGGCCTACCTAGTCGGCCCGGCCGAACGACTGCTGATTCGCCGCGTGGAGCGCCCCGTTCGCTTCGACCGCCACGCCGTTACCGTCGCCCGCTACCGACGCTTCCTCAACGCGCTCGCCCCGGACGGCACCTCCCGGTGGGACCACCCGGAGCAGCCGGCCCATGTAACCCACCGGCCCTGGAGGGACCGACTACGCCATCACGACTACTACGAGAATCCGCGCTACGACCATCACCCTGCGATCTGCGTCAACTGGTGGAGCGCGTACGCCTTCGCTGCATTCGACGGGAAGCGGCTACCCACCTCCCTCGAATGGGAGGCTGCCGCGCGCGGGGCCGACGGACGGCTCTTCCCGTGGGGCGACACTCCGGACAACAGCCGAGTCAACTGCGCCGACACCTGGGTCGGCCACCCTGTCGTGACTTACCAGGCTTGGTACCGGGACTTCGCGGATGACGCCGTCCGGCATGCCGGTGCCACCCCGTCCGGCGAACGTCCCGGCAACCGCTCCCCATTCGGCGTGCTGGACATGGTAGGTAACTGCTGGGAGTGGACCGCCACCAGCCTGGACGACCCCGCCGAGGCCGTAATTTGCGGGGGAAGCTACGACAACCCATTACGCGCAGTGCAGACCAGCACCAAAGGCGTCTACCGCAAGCGCGGTGGAAGCAACGCGGTGGGATTCCGCTGCGTGCAGGACG
- a CDS encoding Gfo/Idh/MocA family protein — protein MTGTPLRVGLIGYGLAGSVFHAPLIAATDGLVLDTVVTSNPERQEQARAEFPDVRVAATPDELLERAGELDLIVIASPNKTHVPLATAAIKAGLPVVVDKPISGTAAEARELAALADEHGVLLSVFQNRRWDNDFLTLRKLVADGDLGDVWRFESRFERWRPQLKGGWRESGDPAEIGGLLYDLGSHVVDQALVLFGPVTEVYAEAVVRRDGAETDDDTFLALTHASGVRSHLYVSAATAQLGPRFRVLGSRAGFVKHGLDPQEAALRDGARPHTEAAWGVEEESLWGRLGAGESPVTGGGTAVETLPGDYPAYYAAVAAAVRGTGPNPVTALEAAETLDVLEAARRSARDKVTVTL, from the coding sequence ATGACTGGTACACCCCTCCGCGTCGGCCTGATCGGCTACGGCCTCGCCGGCTCCGTCTTCCACGCCCCGCTGATCGCCGCCACGGACGGCCTCGTCCTGGACACGGTCGTCACCTCGAACCCCGAGCGCCAGGAGCAGGCCCGCGCCGAGTTCCCGGACGTCCGCGTCGCCGCCACCCCCGACGAGCTGCTCGAGCGCGCCGGTGAGCTGGACCTGATCGTCATCGCGTCCCCGAACAAGACGCACGTGCCGCTCGCCACCGCCGCGATCAAGGCGGGGCTGCCGGTCGTCGTGGACAAGCCGATCTCCGGCACCGCCGCCGAGGCCCGCGAACTGGCCGCCCTCGCCGACGAGCACGGGGTGCTGCTCTCCGTCTTCCAGAACCGCCGCTGGGACAACGACTTCCTCACCCTGCGCAAGCTGGTGGCCGACGGCGATCTGGGCGACGTCTGGCGCTTCGAGTCCCGCTTCGAGCGCTGGCGCCCGCAGCTCAAGGGCGGCTGGCGCGAGTCCGGCGACCCGGCGGAGATCGGCGGCCTGCTGTACGACCTCGGCAGCCACGTCGTCGACCAGGCGCTGGTGCTGTTCGGCCCGGTCACCGAGGTGTACGCCGAGGCGGTCGTCCGCCGCGACGGCGCCGAGACCGACGACGACACCTTCCTCGCGCTGACCCACGCGAGCGGCGTCCGCTCGCACCTGTACGTCTCCGCGGCCACCGCCCAGCTCGGCCCCCGCTTCCGGGTGCTCGGCTCGCGCGCCGGCTTCGTGAAGCACGGCCTGGACCCGCAGGAGGCGGCGCTGCGCGACGGCGCCCGCCCCCACACCGAGGCCGCCTGGGGCGTCGAGGAGGAGTCCCTGTGGGGCCGCCTGGGCGCCGGTGAGTCCCCGGTCACCGGCGGCGGCACCGCCGTCGAGACGCTGCCCGGCGACTACCCCGCCTACTACGCGGCCGTGGCCGCCGCCGTCCGCGGCACCGGCCCCAACCCGGTGACCGCGCTGGAGGCCGCCGAGACCCTCGACGTACTGGAGGCGGCCCGCCGCTCCGCCCGCGACAAGGTGACGGTGACCCTCTGA
- a CDS encoding LLM class F420-dependent oxidoreductase, with protein MSDSTSSSISKAEIGRYGVWSLGLRSEDPSRRGEIEEAAAELQELGYGTAWLGGSSAAVNALPLLKATDRLIVATSIQSIWQYDAEESAAGYVEVDAAHPGRFLLGLGVSHAKLAEQYRRPYSALVDYLDALDAAGVPAGRRVLAALGPKTVRLAGERSLGAIPYLVTPEHTARAREILGQAPLLAPEFGVVLESDPARARELARAHLDMYLQLPNYTTNFQRLGFSEDDLRDGGSDHLIDSLYAWGDDDRIRDEVNSFLAAGADHVALQVVQAGSPEDLPRAAWRRLADILA; from the coding sequence ATGAGCGACTCGACGAGCAGCAGCATCTCCAAGGCGGAGATCGGCCGGTACGGCGTATGGAGCCTTGGCCTGCGCAGTGAGGACCCGAGCCGGCGCGGCGAGATCGAGGAGGCGGCGGCCGAACTCCAGGAACTCGGCTACGGCACCGCCTGGCTCGGCGGCAGCAGCGCGGCCGTCAACGCCCTGCCCCTGCTGAAGGCGACGGACCGGCTGATCGTCGCCACCAGCATCCAGAGCATCTGGCAGTACGACGCCGAGGAGAGCGCGGCCGGGTACGTCGAGGTGGACGCCGCGCACCCCGGCCGCTTCCTGCTCGGCCTGGGCGTGAGCCACGCCAAGCTGGCCGAGCAGTACCGGCGGCCGTACTCGGCGCTGGTCGACTACCTGGACGCGCTGGACGCGGCCGGTGTCCCGGCCGGGCGGCGCGTCCTGGCCGCGCTCGGACCGAAGACCGTACGACTGGCCGGCGAGCGCTCCCTGGGGGCGATCCCGTATCTCGTCACCCCCGAGCACACCGCGCGGGCCCGCGAGATCCTGGGCCAAGCCCCGCTGCTGGCACCGGAGTTCGGTGTCGTACTGGAATCCGATCCGGCGCGCGCCCGTGAACTGGCCCGCGCCCACCTGGACATGTACCTCCAGCTCCCCAACTACACGACCAACTTCCAGCGCCTCGGCTTCTCCGAGGACGACCTGCGCGACGGCGGCAGCGATCACCTGATCGACTCGCTGTACGCCTGGGGCGACGACGACCGCATCCGGGACGAGGTGAACTCCTTCCTCGCCGCGGGCGCCGATCACGTCGCCCTCCAGGTCGTGCAGGCCGGGTCCCCGGAGGACCTGCCCCGCGCGGCCTGGCGGAGGCTGGCGGACATCCTCGCCTGA
- a CDS encoding class I SAM-dependent methyltransferase has translation MRQRDLRKHYDGLAAEYDEHWFYGPEYIPWMSGRIAEALRLSAANRIADIGSGTCLFTREVARQLRPLQPILCIDPSEAMLRGLGTPPPPALMPVVASAEDIAERRASLPYEQFDAMWLKESVHHVTDPARTLRGLAERLASGGRLLVIMLPATIQYPLFTAALARFEELQPDPAVVQGHLSDAGLETRLEHVEHELRIDRDKYLGMVRARYMSVLSTFSEGEIEEGIDEMRAAHPEPVLVFPDRFAFILGRRPKESA, from the coding sequence GTGAGGCAGCGCGATCTGCGAAAACATTACGACGGTCTCGCAGCCGAATATGACGAACACTGGTTCTACGGACCGGAGTACATCCCGTGGATGTCTGGCCGGATCGCGGAGGCACTTCGACTCAGCGCCGCCAACCGGATCGCCGACATCGGCTCCGGAACGTGCCTTTTCACCAGAGAAGTAGCCAGGCAACTACGGCCACTCCAGCCCATCCTGTGTATCGACCCCTCTGAGGCCATGCTGCGAGGGCTGGGCACCCCGCCCCCTCCCGCGTTGATGCCGGTCGTCGCCTCCGCGGAAGACATTGCCGAGAGACGCGCTTCGCTGCCGTACGAGCAGTTCGACGCGATGTGGCTGAAGGAGTCGGTGCATCATGTGACCGACCCGGCTCGCACATTGCGAGGCCTTGCCGAAAGGCTGGCTTCGGGCGGCCGACTACTGGTGATCATGCTTCCGGCCACCATCCAGTACCCCTTGTTCACAGCTGCCCTTGCCCGCTTCGAGGAACTCCAGCCGGATCCGGCCGTCGTCCAAGGGCATCTGAGCGACGCAGGACTGGAGACCCGGCTCGAACACGTCGAGCACGAACTGCGCATCGACAGGGACAAGTACCTCGGCATGGTCCGTGCCCGCTATATGTCTGTGCTCTCCACTTTCAGTGAAGGTGAGATCGAGGAAGGCATCGACGAGATGCGAGCCGCTCACCCGGAGCCCGTACTGGTCTTCCCAGACCGGTTCGCGTTCATCCTCGGCCGACGACCAAAGGAGAGCGCATGA
- a CDS encoding HAD-IIA family hydrolase, giving the protein MADRRPIESWLTDMDGVLIHEGVPIPGADAFLKKLREAERPFLVLTNNSIYTARDLHARLSRLGLDVPVENIWTSAMATAQFVDEQRPGGSAYVIGEAGLTTALHDVGYILTDHDPDFVILGETRTYSFEAMTKAVRLINDGARFIATNPDNVGPSTEGALPATGSVAALITAATKKKPYFVGKPNPLMMRAGLNVLGAHSETSAMIGDRMDTDVLAGLEAGMRTFLVLTGVTQADEIDRYPYRPSKVVDSIADLVDLV; this is encoded by the coding sequence ATGGCAGACCGCAGGCCCATCGAGTCATGGCTCACCGACATGGACGGCGTTCTCATCCACGAGGGTGTGCCCATCCCCGGCGCCGACGCGTTCCTGAAGAAGCTGCGCGAGGCCGAGCGGCCGTTCCTGGTGCTGACCAACAACTCCATCTACACGGCCCGCGATCTGCACGCCCGGCTGAGCAGGCTGGGCCTGGACGTGCCGGTGGAGAACATCTGGACCTCCGCGATGGCCACCGCCCAGTTCGTGGACGAGCAGCGGCCCGGCGGGAGCGCGTACGTCATCGGCGAGGCCGGACTGACCACCGCGCTGCACGACGTCGGCTACATCCTCACCGACCACGACCCGGACTTCGTGATCCTGGGCGAGACCCGGACGTACTCCTTCGAGGCCATGACCAAGGCGGTCCGGCTGATCAACGACGGCGCCCGGTTCATCGCCACCAACCCGGACAACGTCGGCCCCTCCACCGAGGGCGCGCTGCCCGCCACCGGATCGGTCGCCGCCCTGATCACCGCGGCCACCAAGAAGAAGCCGTACTTCGTCGGCAAGCCCAACCCGCTGATGATGCGCGCCGGGCTCAACGTGCTCGGAGCCCATTCGGAGACCTCCGCGATGATCGGCGACCGCATGGACACCGACGTGCTCGCGGGCCTGGAGGCCGGGATGCGCACCTTCCTGGTGCTCACCGGGGTCACCCAGGCGGACGAGATCGACCGGTACCCGTACCGTCCGTCCAAGGTCGTCGACTCCATCGCGGACCTGGTAGACCTGGTCTGA
- a CDS encoding heme-degrading domain-containing protein: MTQPQTPSVADLEAQEQRLTFRTFTHDDAWALGSLLVELGRERQAPIAVDIHRAGQQLFHAALPGSTPDNDAWIGRKRRVVERYGSASYLVGSRFRAKGTTFEESSRLDPDLYAAHGGSFPIIVENVGVVGSVTVSGLPQIEDHRLVVEALERFLGE, translated from the coding sequence ATGACGCAGCCGCAGACCCCGAGCGTGGCGGACCTGGAGGCGCAGGAACAGCGCCTCACGTTCCGCACCTTCACCCACGACGACGCCTGGGCCCTCGGCTCCCTCCTGGTCGAGCTCGGCCGGGAGCGGCAGGCGCCGATCGCCGTCGACATCCACCGCGCGGGCCAGCAGCTCTTCCACGCGGCGCTGCCGGGCTCGACCCCGGACAACGACGCCTGGATCGGCCGCAAGCGCCGGGTGGTGGAGCGCTACGGCTCCGCGTCCTACCTGGTCGGCTCACGCTTCCGCGCCAAGGGCACCACCTTCGAGGAGTCGTCCCGGCTCGACCCCGATCTCTACGCGGCGCACGGCGGTTCCTTCCCGATCATCGTGGAGAACGTCGGCGTCGTCGGCTCGGTGACCGTCTCCGGTCTGCCCCAGATCGAGGACCACCGTCTGGTCGTCGAGGCGCTGGAGCGGTTCCTCGGCGAGTGA
- a CDS encoding glycoside hydrolase family 6 protein — protein sequence MYGKWGAGPAGRAGVSAVLLGAALLAAGCSAGDEGAGGAPVTPRPASPYWVNPDGNAARQVAAYEKAGRKAEAERIREIAEQPVGEWLGPKDPEGEARGFTEAAAKSGRGALLVLYNIPHRDCGQYSRGGAADGAAYRTWLAGVARGIGDRPATVILEPDALLHLVDGCTPEEFREERYDLLAGAVTTLTSLKNTKVYLDAGNAGWGHPDQIFEPLRSAGVEDADGFAVNVSNFYSTPDSIAYGKRLAAKVGGKHFVVDTSRNGNGPYTQGAPAERWCNPPGRALGETPTTNTADPLADAYLWIKRPGESDGECKGGPKAGAWWPEYALDLTDGR from the coding sequence ATGTACGGGAAGTGGGGGGCCGGTCCAGCGGGACGGGCCGGGGTGTCCGCGGTGCTGCTGGGGGCGGCACTGCTGGCGGCCGGGTGCTCCGCAGGGGACGAGGGCGCCGGGGGAGCACCGGTCACCCCGCGGCCCGCGTCCCCCTACTGGGTCAACCCCGACGGCAACGCCGCCCGCCAGGTGGCCGCCTACGAGAAGGCCGGCAGGAAGGCCGAGGCGGAGCGGATACGGGAGATCGCCGAGCAGCCGGTGGGGGAGTGGCTCGGCCCAAAGGACCCGGAGGGGGAGGCGCGCGGGTTCACCGAGGCCGCCGCGAAGTCCGGCCGCGGAGCCCTGCTGGTGCTCTACAACATCCCGCACCGCGACTGCGGCCAGTACTCGCGAGGAGGCGCGGCCGACGGAGCCGCCTACCGGACCTGGCTCGCCGGGGTCGCGCGCGGCATCGGGGACCGCCCCGCCACCGTGATCCTCGAACCGGACGCCCTGCTCCACCTCGTGGACGGCTGCACCCCGGAGGAGTTCCGCGAGGAGCGCTACGACCTCCTCGCGGGCGCGGTCACCACGCTCACGTCCCTGAAGAACACCAAGGTCTACCTGGACGCGGGCAACGCGGGCTGGGGCCACCCCGACCAGATCTTCGAGCCGCTGAGGTCGGCGGGCGTGGAGGACGCCGACGGCTTCGCCGTCAACGTCTCCAACTTCTACTCCACGCCCGACTCCATCGCCTACGGCAAGCGCCTCGCCGCCAAGGTCGGCGGCAAGCACTTCGTCGTGGACACCAGCCGCAACGGCAACGGCCCCTACACCCAGGGCGCCCCGGCCGAACGCTGGTGCAACCCACCGGGCCGGGCCCTGGGCGAGACCCCGACCACGAACACGGCCGACCCCCTGGCCGACGCCTACCTGTGGATCAAACGACCAGGGGAGTCGGACGGCGAGTGCAAGGGCGGCCCGAAGGCGGGGGCCTGGTGGCCGGAGTACGCCCTGGACCTGACCGATGGCCGCTGA
- a CDS encoding ROK family transcriptional regulator, producing the protein MNRTRSNPAGANLLAVRSHNTALVLDLLRGAGAEGISRLELAERTGLTPQAVSKITGRLREDGFAADAGRRASTGGKPRTVLRLVPEAGHAVGVHLDRDELRVVLLDLDGTVVGERRGETGLGGGAETVLALVVAEVTALVTEVLGGAGLADAGTLLGVGVALPGPLDHTGGVLHRVTGFPEWEGFGLRDALAGRLGVPVVVDKDTNAAALGLAAGGERGSFAYLHLGTGLGAGLVIGGSVHRGARTGAGEFGHQVIQLDGPPCECGDRGCLEVLCLAAAGRGDTAEAARVLGVGAGNLAGLLDIDRVLLGGRTIASAPRAYVQGVSGILAARARREGLPGDTVPVRPAPGGERVVAVGAGQLLLAPVFGRAEG; encoded by the coding sequence GTGAACAGGACGAGGAGCAACCCGGCGGGGGCGAATCTGCTCGCGGTGCGGTCGCACAACACCGCACTCGTGCTCGATCTGCTGCGCGGCGCCGGGGCGGAGGGCATCAGCAGGCTGGAACTCGCCGAGCGCACGGGGCTCACCCCGCAGGCCGTCAGCAAGATCACCGGGCGGCTGCGGGAGGACGGCTTCGCCGCGGACGCCGGACGCCGGGCCTCCACCGGCGGCAAGCCGCGCACCGTGCTGCGGCTGGTCCCCGAGGCGGGGCACGCGGTGGGCGTGCATCTGGACCGCGACGAACTGCGGGTGGTGCTGCTCGATCTCGACGGCACCGTGGTGGGGGAGCGGCGGGGTGAGACCGGGCTCGGCGGCGGCGCCGAGACGGTGCTCGCCCTGGTCGTGGCCGAGGTGACCGCACTGGTCACGGAGGTGCTGGGAGGCGCCGGGCTCGCGGACGCCGGGACGCTGCTCGGGGTCGGGGTCGCGCTGCCGGGCCCGCTGGACCACACGGGCGGGGTGCTGCACCGGGTGACCGGCTTCCCGGAGTGGGAGGGCTTCGGGCTGCGGGACGCGCTCGCCGGGCGGCTGGGGGTGCCGGTGGTCGTCGACAAGGACACCAACGCCGCGGCGCTCGGGCTGGCGGCGGGGGGCGAGCGGGGTTCGTTCGCCTACCTGCACCTCGGTACGGGGCTCGGCGCCGGCCTGGTGATCGGCGGCAGTGTGCACCGGGGGGCGCGTACGGGGGCCGGGGAGTTCGGGCACCAGGTGATCCAGTTGGACGGGCCGCCGTGCGAGTGCGGCGACCGGGGGTGCCTGGAGGTGCTGTGCCTGGCGGCCGCCGGCCGCGGGGACACCGCGGAGGCGGCGCGGGTGCTGGGGGTGGGCGCGGGGAATCTGGCGGGGCTGCTGGACATCGACCGGGTGCTGCTCGGCGGGCGGACCATCGCCTCGGCGCCCAGGGCCTACGTCCAGGGGGTCTCCGGGATCCTCGCCGCGCGGGCCCGGCGCGAGGGGCTGCCCGGTGACACGGTTCCGGTCCGGCCGGCGCCGGGCGGGGAGCGGGTCGTGGCCGTGGGGGCGGGACAGTTGCTGCTGGCGCCGGTGTTCGGGCGGGCGGAGGGCTGA
- the yidC gene encoding membrane protein insertase YidC, which yields MSVFARLVEQLADLLQPFFHASATAAAIVLFTALVRLAAHPLARAAARGQRARAALQPRIAALRERHARDPERLKRAVLELHTEAKVSPLSGLLPGLLQLPAFFLLYHLFSNATIGDEPNALLGHDLLTAPLGGHWADAVGGGIFGTADLVYLVLFAVVAAVATFNYRRARRTVAESPAPAGDSVPGLGAVGKVAPFLSFFTLVTVAVVPLAAALYVVTSTTWSAVERAVLS from the coding sequence ATGTCCGTCTTCGCCCGCCTGGTCGAGCAACTCGCCGACCTGCTCCAGCCGTTCTTCCACGCCTCCGCGACCGCCGCCGCGATCGTCCTGTTCACCGCGCTGGTAAGACTCGCCGCCCACCCCCTCGCCCGCGCCGCCGCCCGGGGACAGCGGGCCCGCGCCGCGCTCCAGCCGAGGATCGCCGCACTGCGCGAGCGGCACGCCCGTGACCCCGAGCGGCTCAAGCGGGCGGTGCTGGAGCTGCACACCGAGGCGAAGGTCTCCCCGCTCTCCGGCCTCCTGCCCGGCCTGCTCCAACTCCCCGCGTTCTTCCTGCTCTACCACCTGTTCTCCAACGCCACGATCGGCGACGAGCCCAACGCCCTCCTCGGCCACGACCTGCTCACCGCCCCGCTCGGCGGCCACTGGGCCGACGCGGTCGGCGGCGGGATCTTCGGCACGGCCGACCTGGTCTACCTGGTCCTCTTCGCCGTCGTCGCGGCCGTCGCCACCTTCAACTACCGGCGGGCCAGGCGGACGGTGGCCGAGAGCCCGGCCCCGGCGGGTGACTCCGTGCCGGGCCTCGGCGCCGTCGGCAAGGTGGCCCCGTTCCTGTCCTTCTTCACCCTGGTCACCGTCGCCGTGGTCCCGCTGGCCGCCGCGCTCTACGTCGTCACCAGCACGACCTGGAGCGCGGTGGAGCGGGCGGTGCTGTCGTGA
- a CDS encoding class F sortase yields MSEERGHTAATGRLITAVAWAVLLLGLWLWGRDVTGLPDNPAGTAHGDVAGLGGITLPAPATPLPESAPQRVDIPQLAIQAPVMSRGLDSRGGIDPPPFDQPGVVGWYGAGTAPGAAGTALLVGHVDTETRPAVFYRLSTLTPGETVRVVRADGKVARFTIDDVEVLPADHFDAERAYGTRHPGRAELRLITCGGTYDRTSRTYTANVVVSAYLTGTGA; encoded by the coding sequence ATGTCCGAGGAGCGAGGGCACACCGCCGCCACCGGCCGGCTGATCACGGCCGTGGCCTGGGCCGTGCTGCTGCTCGGACTCTGGCTCTGGGGACGGGACGTGACCGGGCTGCCGGACAACCCGGCCGGCACCGCGCACGGCGACGTGGCCGGACTCGGCGGCATCACCCTGCCCGCCCCGGCGACCCCGCTGCCCGAATCCGCCCCGCAGCGCGTCGACATCCCCCAACTGGCCATCCAGGCACCGGTGATGTCGCGCGGACTCGACAGCCGGGGCGGCATCGACCCGCCGCCCTTCGATCAGCCGGGGGTGGTCGGCTGGTACGGCGCCGGAACCGCACCCGGTGCGGCCGGGACCGCGCTGCTGGTCGGCCATGTCGACACCGAGACCCGGCCCGCCGTCTTCTACCGGCTCAGCACCCTGACACCCGGCGAGACCGTCCGGGTGGTCCGCGCGGACGGCAAGGTCGCCCGGTTCACCATCGACGACGTCGAGGTGCTCCCCGCCGACCACTTCGACGCCGAACGCGCCTATGGCACCCGGCACCCCGGCCGCGCCGAGCTCCGCCTGATCACCTGCGGCGGCACCTACGACCGGACGAGCCGCACCTACACCGCCAACGTGGTCGTCTCCGCGTACCTCACCGGCACGGGTGCCTGA
- a CDS encoding DUF6412 domain-containing protein yields MSSRSVATRGLLPLLVLLVLGQSLLLQAALLGSGGLTTALALAATTAAGTALALRSLLTALRVPAVPPTRVRTAIRDRARRTAFLAQRDPDARGRRRPRAPGRVLLTTCA; encoded by the coding sequence ATGAGCAGTCGTTCCGTCGCGACGCGCGGCCTGCTGCCCCTGCTCGTCCTCCTCGTCCTCGGCCAGTCGCTGCTGCTCCAGGCCGCGTTGCTCGGGTCGGGCGGCCTCACCACCGCCCTCGCGCTCGCCGCGACCACCGCCGCCGGCACCGCCCTCGCCCTCCGCTCCCTCCTCACCGCCCTCCGCGTCCCGGCCGTCCCGCCGACGCGCGTGCGCACCGCGATACGCGACAGGGCCCGTCGTACGGCGTTCCTGGCGCAGCGCGACCCCGACGCGAGGGGGCGCCGCCGCCCCCGGGCGCCGGGCCGGGTCCTGCTGACGACCTGCGCGTAG